The proteins below are encoded in one region of Methanosarcina barkeri 3:
- a CDS encoding glycoside hydrolase family 15 protein, with translation MIKQPNVILGNDELLVTMGKKGDIIGFFYPRRDHAQHVEESLACIHTGERLLWTNDNEWSGIQNYVEDTNIVSTKLYHDSGIRISILDLVHPDVPVLIRRFKIQSQKKLSGKFFYYSNFNVGETSKKNSGFCDTDTHLLVQYWQNYHIGIYSQPEFTEWQIGKAMDTIWWTNSKYDMEDGKLQRNKEDIGNINNAAGWDLELEADGANEFVILIGAASSRRLLYKRMQELSKLPLEYIFEKTREHWVMWLSRKQVIKIPGLEEYDNLRQELFNAYNRALLMLYLLNDREYGSFVAAPEFDSNFEKCGGYGFCWNRDAAEIVLALRHSGYPEYCDMFFKWCIQTQLSDGSWFQRYWLNGDIAPSWGNFEYSTQIDETGSTLYAMDVYYRILEGLKKAEFLEEVWVSVLRAAEYLMKRTKSGIHESCMDLWETYYGIFTYTNASIYAGLMGASHLAEENGEAGMARRWKKRAEFIKQATIDRFWLQEGYFAKGVINEKLDKTIDASILGTYVPFGMLSPKDPIEKEMIQFMIDNIQKKLSVPVNHGYGIKRYENDSYINGNPWIVTTLWLSEAMFAFALDLPYEKTSFAPTLPTHENSYEKGENPEEKVKTLTNEGIKCLKWALAGATSTGLLPEQVDQSTGNPAWAIPLGWSASLILNNILLLDKICRRKAGNSE, from the coding sequence GTGATAAAGCAACCCAATGTCATTCTTGGAAATGACGAGCTGCTTGTAACAATGGGAAAAAAAGGAGACATTATAGGTTTTTTTTACCCCCGTAGAGACCATGCTCAGCATGTCGAGGAATCCTTAGCCTGTATTCATACAGGAGAAAGGCTTCTCTGGACCAATGATAACGAGTGGAGCGGCATCCAGAATTATGTGGAGGACACAAATATTGTGTCAACAAAACTTTATCATGATTCGGGAATCCGGATTTCCATTCTTGACCTTGTACACCCTGATGTGCCTGTCCTTATCCGCAGATTTAAAATTCAGTCCCAGAAAAAGCTTTCAGGAAAATTTTTTTATTATTCGAACTTTAATGTGGGAGAAACCTCCAAGAAAAACTCCGGATTCTGCGATACCGACACTCACTTGCTCGTACAGTACTGGCAAAACTATCATATAGGGATATACTCCCAGCCAGAATTTACCGAATGGCAAATCGGAAAGGCAATGGATACTATATGGTGGACGAACTCCAAGTATGATATGGAAGATGGAAAGCTCCAGAGGAATAAAGAAGACATAGGAAACATTAATAACGCGGCTGGTTGGGATCTTGAACTGGAGGCTGACGGAGCAAACGAGTTTGTCATTCTTATAGGCGCCGCTTCTTCCCGACGCCTCCTGTATAAGAGAATGCAGGAGCTCTCAAAATTACCTCTTGAATATATTTTTGAAAAAACGAGGGAACACTGGGTTATGTGGCTCTCCAGAAAGCAGGTTATAAAAATCCCAGGGTTAGAAGAGTACGATAACCTGCGTCAGGAGCTGTTCAATGCATACAATCGGGCTCTTCTCATGCTTTACCTCCTTAATGACCGCGAATATGGGTCTTTTGTAGCTGCTCCCGAATTTGACTCAAACTTCGAGAAATGCGGAGGGTACGGATTCTGCTGGAACAGAGATGCCGCAGAAATCGTACTTGCACTAAGGCACTCAGGTTATCCAGAATACTGCGATATGTTTTTTAAATGGTGCATCCAGACTCAGCTCTCTGATGGTTCATGGTTTCAACGTTACTGGTTAAATGGAGATATTGCTCCCTCCTGGGGCAATTTTGAGTACTCGACTCAGATTGACGAAACCGGATCTACGCTATATGCTATGGATGTTTACTATAGGATTCTCGAAGGCCTGAAAAAAGCTGAATTTCTGGAAGAGGTCTGGGTCTCGGTTCTCAGAGCTGCCGAATATCTGATGAAGCGGACAAAGTCAGGAATTCACGAAAGCTGTATGGATCTCTGGGAGACTTACTACGGAATTTTTACATATACGAATGCTTCAATTTATGCCGGGCTCATGGGTGCTTCCCACCTCGCTGAAGAAAATGGGGAAGCTGGCATGGCAAGGCGCTGGAAGAAGAGAGCGGAGTTCATAAAACAGGCTACAATTGACCGTTTCTGGCTTCAGGAAGGTTACTTTGCAAAAGGAGTGATTAACGAAAAACTGGACAAAACTATTGATGCAAGTATTCTCGGTACCTATGTTCCTTTTGGAATGCTCTCTCCAAAAGATCCGATTGAGAAAGAAATGATCCAGTTCATGATAGATAACATTCAGAAAAAACTCTCAGTACCCGTAAACCACGGTTATGGTATTAAAAGGTATGAAAACGACAGTTACATAAACGGAAATCCGTGGATAGTAACTACTCTCTGGCTTTCGGAAGCGATGTTCGCCTTTGCCCTTGACCTTCCCTATGAAAAAACAAGCTTTGCCCCCACTCTCCCCACACATGAAAATTCCTATGAAAAAGGAGAAAACCCTGAAGAGAAAGTGAAAACACTGACCAATGAAGGAATTAAATGCCTCAAATGGGCTCTTGCCGGAGCAACCAGTACAGGATTACTTCCTGAACAAGTGGACCAGTCTACAGGCAACCCTGCATGGGCAATCCCTCTCGGATGGAGCGCATCTCTAATACTTAACAATATTCTGCTCCTGGACAAAATCTGCAGGAGAAAAGCAGGAAATTCAGAATAA
- a CDS encoding PKD domain-containing protein, which yields MITNKKLHSLCLVSVALISFLILVSSMASAATEQSASPNINITQITTSGIATRPDIYSNKIVWEEDYSNQYASNIHVYNLSTKKEEAEFGASGPHPCPAIYGNTIVWTDCRNGHKDHDNYISSWDIYMYDLSTRKETLITKPPRNAGSQDIHGNRIVWEDGTNTVNIYMYDISTRYLHNITQLGTWRSSFNPAIYGDRVVYQDGRNGYPQIFMYNNSTQTETLITNGKNNITIEGISPSIYGDKIVWLNPNGNYGDIHMYDLSTFKGTQVTTSGSADNPKIYGDKIVWEDYRNGSPDIYMYDIYTSQETQVTASGLATNPAIYNNRIVWTYGRYRASDIYMATISEEPELKTPVANFSSNVTSGYAPLTVQFTELSKNSTSWKWNFGDGTNSTQRNPTHKYSKAGNYTVTLTVSNAAGSNTTIKVNYIKVTAKPVANFTSSVTSGKVPLNVKFTDTSTGKPTGWKWSFGDGTTSSNQNPVHKYSKAGKYTVNLTVKNAAGSNTVTKTNYIKVVTKPVADFTSSVTSGKAPLNVAFTDISTGIPTKWKWDFGDGTTSTKQNIMHKYSKAGNYTVALTVSNTAGSNTVTKTGYVIVK from the coding sequence ATGATAACTAACAAAAAACTGCATTCATTGTGCTTGGTGTCAGTAGCTCTGATCTCGTTTTTAATTCTTGTTTCGTCTATGGCATCGGCAGCTACTGAGCAAAGTGCTTCGCCCAATATCAATATAACTCAAATCACAACAAGTGGAATAGCGACTCGACCTGATATTTACAGCAATAAGATAGTCTGGGAGGAGGACTACAGTAATCAATACGCATCTAACATCCATGTGTACAATCTCTCCACGAAAAAAGAGGAAGCTGAATTTGGTGCCAGTGGACCACATCCATGTCCTGCAATCTACGGTAATACGATAGTATGGACAGATTGTCGCAATGGACACAAAGACCATGACAATTATATTAGCTCTTGGGATATTTACATGTATGATCTCTCTACGAGAAAAGAAACTCTTATCACTAAACCACCACGTAACGCTGGCAGCCAGGATATCCATGGTAACAGGATAGTGTGGGAAGATGGTACAAATACCGTCAACATTTACATGTACGACATTTCCACTCGTTACCTCCACAATATAACTCAACTCGGCACTTGGAGATCATCATTTAATCCTGCTATCTACGGTGATAGGGTAGTATATCAGGATGGACGCAATGGATATCCCCAGATCTTTATGTACAACAATTCCACTCAAACTGAAACTTTGATTACTAATGGAAAAAACAATATTACTATTGAAGGAATCAGTCCTTCTATATATGGCGACAAGATAGTTTGGCTGAATCCCAATGGGAATTATGGGGACATCCATATGTATGATCTCTCCACTTTCAAAGGAACTCAGGTTACTACCAGTGGATCAGCAGACAATCCTAAAATCTACGGTGATAAGATAGTATGGGAGGATTATCGCAATGGAAGCCCAGATATCTATATGTACGATATCTATACCTCCCAAGAAACTCAGGTCACAGCCAGTGGATTAGCAACTAATCCTGCTATCTATAATAACAGGATAGTATGGACATATGGGCGCTATAGAGCATCAGACATCTATATGGCTACTATCTCAGAAGAACCAGAACTAAAAACACCTGTTGCAAACTTCAGTAGTAACGTAACCAGTGGTTATGCCCCCCTAACAGTACAGTTTACAGAATTGTCTAAAAACTCAACATCATGGAAATGGAATTTTGGAGACGGAACAAATTCAACACAGCGTAATCCTACCCATAAATACTCTAAGGCAGGAAATTACACAGTAACACTGACAGTAAGCAATGCTGCAGGCAGCAATACAACAATAAAAGTGAACTACATAAAAGTGACAGCAAAACCTGTTGCAAACTTCACCAGCAGTGTTACATCAGGAAAAGTACCGTTAAACGTTAAATTTACTGACACAAGCACAGGAAAGCCTACTGGATGGAAATGGAGTTTTGGAGACGGAACTACTTCAAGCAACCAGAATCCAGTTCATAAATACTCTAAAGCAGGAAAATATACTGTAAACTTAACAGTAAAAAACGCTGCAGGTAGTAACACGGTAACAAAAACAAACTATATAAAAGTTGTAACAAAACCGGTTGCAGACTTCACCAGTAGTGTTACATCAGGAAAAGCACCACTTAATGTCGCTTTCACTGACATAAGTACAGGAATACCGACGAAGTGGAAATGGGATTTCGGAGACGGGACAACTTCAACCAAGCAGAATATAATGCATAAATATTCCAAAGCAGGGAATTATACAGTTGCACTTACTGTAAGCAATACTGCAGGCAGTAATACAGTAACGAAAACAGGTTATGTAATAGTAAAATGA